A stretch of Pseudomonas taetrolens DNA encodes these proteins:
- a CDS encoding bifunctional protein-serine/threonine kinase/phosphatase: MSLQLSFAQASATGPRDENQDALRGVTPVPALAASKGYLFAIADGVSQCADGGLAARSTLQALALDYYATPETWSVAQALERLLLAQNRWLQANGGGQPLLTTVSALVLRGRRFTLAHVGDCRVYRWQADALQRVSEDHVWEQPGMQHVLKRALGLDQHVVLDFLDGELRQGETFVLLSDGVWAVLGDTAIAAIVRDQPDLQSAAQTLVTAAHLAGSQDNASALLVRVDTLGETNIGDALIQLQQWPLPPTLKPGQSFEGWQVERLLGQSQQSLLYRVHDGQQQPWLLKTLPAHLHDHHQAGQALLSEEWFLKRMAGRHFPEVHAASQRQHLYYVMREYSGATLEDLHTKGGPLPLVQWLDLAERLLRAVGLMHRRQILHRDIKPQNLLLGDDGELRLLDFGLAWCPGLSEDQPSLLPGTPSFIAPEAFRGEKPTPQQDVYAVGVTLYFLLTGHYPYGEIEAFQRPRFGVPVSASRYRPDLPEWIAHGLERGVAADPAQRFETAEEWLLQLEQGERQSLNIRPRPLLEREPLKVWRTVALVSLLINLTLLYWLLHA; this comes from the coding sequence ATGAGCCTGCAACTGAGCTTTGCCCAGGCCAGCGCTACGGGCCCTCGCGACGAGAATCAGGATGCGTTGCGCGGGGTCACGCCGGTCCCCGCGCTGGCAGCCAGCAAAGGGTATCTGTTCGCCATCGCCGATGGCGTGAGCCAATGCGCCGATGGTGGCTTGGCAGCGCGCTCGACCTTGCAGGCCCTGGCACTGGACTACTACGCCACGCCAGAAACCTGGAGTGTCGCGCAGGCCCTGGAGCGCTTGCTGCTCGCGCAGAATCGCTGGTTACAGGCCAACGGCGGCGGGCAACCGCTGCTGACCACGGTCAGTGCGCTGGTCCTGCGCGGCAGGCGCTTTACCCTCGCCCATGTCGGCGACTGCCGGGTCTATCGCTGGCAGGCCGATGCTTTGCAGCGGGTGAGCGAAGATCATGTCTGGGAACAACCGGGCATGCAGCATGTGCTCAAGCGGGCGCTGGGGCTCGACCAGCACGTGGTGCTGGACTTTCTCGACGGTGAGTTGCGCCAGGGCGAAACCTTTGTGCTGCTCAGCGATGGCGTATGGGCGGTGTTGGGCGATACGGCCATCGCGGCCATTGTGCGCGACCAGCCCGATCTTCAGAGCGCGGCACAGACGCTGGTCACCGCCGCGCACCTGGCCGGGAGCCAGGACAATGCCAGCGCGCTGCTGGTACGGGTCGACACCCTGGGCGAGACCAACATCGGCGATGCGCTGATCCAGCTGCAGCAATGGCCGCTGCCACCGACCCTTAAACCGGGGCAGTCCTTCGAAGGCTGGCAGGTTGAGCGCCTGCTGGGCCAAAGTCAGCAATCGCTGCTTTATCGGGTACACGATGGGCAACAACAGCCCTGGCTGCTGAAAACCCTGCCGGCCCACTTGCACGACCATCACCAGGCCGGGCAAGCGTTGCTCTCGGAGGAGTGGTTTCTCAAGCGCATGGCCGGGCGGCATTTTCCGGAGGTGCATGCCGCCAGTCAGCGCCAGCATTTGTACTACGTGATGCGTGAATACAGCGGCGCGACGCTGGAAGACCTGCACACCAAGGGCGGGCCGCTGCCGCTGGTGCAATGGCTGGACCTGGCCGAACGCCTGCTGCGGGCGGTGGGCCTGATGCATCGGCGGCAAATTCTGCACCGCGACATCAAGCCGCAAAACCTGCTGTTGGGTGACGACGGCGAGTTGCGCCTGCTGGATTTCGGCCTCGCCTGGTGCCCGGGGCTGTCTGAAGATCAGCCCTCGCTTCTGCCCGGTACCCCCAGTTTTATCGCCCCGGAAGCCTTTCGCGGCGAAAAGCCGACCCCTCAGCAAGACGTGTACGCCGTGGGGGTAACCTTGTATTTCCTGCTGACCGGGCATTATCCCTACGGTGAAATCGAAGCCTTCCAGCGTCCCCGCTTTGGCGTGCCGGTCAGCGCCAGTCGCTATCGACCCGACCTGCCGGAGTGGATTGCCCATGGCCTGGAGCGCGGCGTTGCAGCAGACCCGGCCCAGCGCTTTGAAACCGCCGAAGAATGGCTGCTGCAACTGGAACAGGGAGAACGCCAGAGCCTGAACATACGCCCCAGGCCCTTGCTGGAGCGCGAGCCGCTGAAGGTCTGGCGCACGGTGGCGCTGGTTTCGTTGCTGATCAACCTGACGCTGCTGTATTGGCTGCTTCACGCATGA
- a CDS encoding nitrate reductase: protein MNRQITASTCCYCGVGCGVLIEHDGERILGVKGDPSHPANFGKLCSKGSTLHLTGDLHARALYPQLRLSKNLARGRTDWDSALDHAASVFARTIAEHGPDSVAFYISGQLLTEDYYAFNKLARAVIGTNNIDSNSRLCMSSAVVGYKRSLGADAPPCSYEDLELSDCVMIVGSNMAYAHPVLFRRLEEAKARRPHMKIIVIDPRRTDTCDLADLHLAILPGTDVALFHGILHLLLKEDWIDRDFIQAHTQGLPELKQRVRDYTPSRVSQLCGISVEQLQQCAKWIGTSSGFLSLWCMGLNQSTAGSAKNSALINLHLATGQIGRPGAGPFSLTGQPNAMGGRETGSLSNLLPGHREAGNAEHRAEVAAYWGVEQLPDNTGLTAIELFEQMASGKVKAVWIACTNPAQSLPDQVAVRAALQACPFVVLQEAFHTTETAAFADLLLPAASWGEKDGTVTNSERRISHVRKAIAAPGEARSDWAITVDFAQRLEKYLRPGHSSLFAFETAAQVFDEYKHLTLGRDLDLSGISHALLDRIGPQQWPFPAGAREGTARLYLDGVFPTASGRANFVADPYRAAKEQRDAHFPLTLITGRLRDQWHGMSRTGTAAQLFGHVSEAVLTLHPDELRRHRLRSGDLIRLKSRRGAIILPVSSDDSVRPGQAFLPMHWGDRFLKGGVNSLTLPAFDPLSKQPELKHSGVSLEPVCLPWHLFALIEGNAQQNFETLRPLCEGFSYVSLSLTGRDRPALLIRAAHVSPPDAQLLRDIDQCLGLNHGPVLAYDDPQRSIGKRVRLEDGRITAIRLAGETLARHWLHNLWLEGRVDEQLRRWLLAPLSAPPGNGKPLTGGNNILCNCKNVSLGAVCAAIGQGMDLQALKHTLGCGTQCGSCVPEIKRLLAANPQPVAVIA, encoded by the coding sequence ATGAACCGCCAGATCACGGCTTCCACCTGTTGCTATTGCGGGGTCGGCTGCGGCGTGCTGATCGAGCATGACGGCGAGCGCATTCTCGGCGTTAAAGGCGATCCGTCGCATCCGGCCAACTTCGGCAAACTCTGCAGCAAGGGCTCCACGCTGCACCTGACCGGCGACCTGCATGCCCGTGCGCTGTATCCACAACTGCGCCTGAGCAAAAACCTGGCGCGTGGCCGAACAGACTGGGACAGCGCCCTTGATCACGCCGCCAGCGTATTTGCCCGGACCATCGCCGAGCACGGGCCCGATAGCGTGGCGTTCTATATTTCCGGGCAATTGCTGACCGAGGACTACTACGCCTTCAACAAGTTGGCCCGGGCCGTGATTGGCACCAATAACATCGACAGCAATTCGCGGCTGTGCATGTCTTCGGCCGTGGTCGGCTATAAGCGCAGCCTGGGAGCCGATGCGCCACCATGCAGCTATGAGGATCTGGAACTGAGCGATTGCGTGATGATCGTCGGCAGCAACATGGCCTACGCTCACCCCGTTCTGTTTCGTCGACTGGAAGAAGCCAAAGCCCGTCGTCCTCACATGAAAATCATCGTGATCGACCCGCGCCGTACCGATACTTGCGATTTGGCTGATCTGCACCTGGCGATTCTTCCCGGCACAGATGTGGCCTTGTTTCACGGGATTTTGCACCTGCTGCTAAAGGAAGACTGGATTGACCGGGACTTTATCCAGGCCCACACCCAGGGCTTGCCCGAACTGAAACAACGGGTGCGCGATTACACCCCGTCGAGGGTGTCGCAACTGTGCGGCATCAGCGTCGAGCAATTGCAGCAGTGCGCCAAGTGGATCGGCACCTCGTCCGGTTTTCTTTCGCTGTGGTGCATGGGGCTGAACCAGTCCACCGCCGGCAGTGCGAAAAACAGCGCGCTGATCAATCTGCACCTGGCCACCGGGCAGATCGGCCGTCCAGGCGCCGGACCGTTCTCGCTCACCGGCCAGCCCAACGCCATGGGTGGGCGGGAAACCGGCAGCCTTTCCAATTTGTTGCCCGGCCACCGCGAGGCGGGCAATGCCGAGCATCGAGCAGAGGTCGCGGCCTACTGGGGCGTTGAGCAACTCCCGGACAATACCGGCCTCACCGCCATCGAGCTGTTTGAGCAGATGGCCAGCGGCAAGGTCAAGGCGGTATGGATTGCCTGTACCAATCCGGCGCAATCCTTGCCCGATCAGGTCGCCGTGCGCGCTGCACTGCAGGCCTGCCCGTTCGTGGTGTTGCAAGAGGCCTTTCACACCACCGAAACCGCCGCCTTCGCCGACCTGCTGTTGCCCGCCGCCAGCTGGGGCGAAAAAGACGGCACGGTGACCAATTCAGAGCGGCGTATTTCACACGTCCGCAAGGCCATTGCCGCACCGGGTGAAGCGCGTTCCGACTGGGCGATCACGGTTGATTTCGCACAACGCCTGGAAAAATACCTGCGCCCAGGCCACAGCAGCCTGTTTGCGTTTGAAACCGCCGCCCAAGTGTTCGATGAATACAAACACCTGACCCTCGGCCGTGATCTGGACTTGTCCGGCATCAGTCATGCCCTGCTAGATCGCATTGGTCCGCAACAATGGCCCTTCCCGGCCGGAGCCCGCGAAGGCACGGCGCGCCTGTACCTGGACGGCGTATTCCCTACGGCCAGCGGCCGGGCCAACTTCGTTGCCGACCCTTACCGCGCCGCCAAAGAACAACGCGATGCACACTTTCCGCTGACCCTGATCACTGGCCGCCTGCGCGACCAATGGCACGGCATGAGCCGCACCGGCACCGCCGCCCAACTGTTCGGCCATGTCAGCGAAGCCGTGCTGACCTTGCATCCGGATGAACTGCGCCGCCACCGCTTGCGGTCGGGTGACTTGATCCGCCTCAAAAGTCGGCGTGGCGCCATCATCCTTCCAGTCAGCAGCGACGACAGTGTGCGGCCGGGACAGGCATTCTTGCCCATGCACTGGGGCGACCGTTTTCTCAAGGGGGGCGTGAACAGCCTGACCTTGCCGGCCTTCGACCCGCTATCGAAACAACCCGAACTCAAACACAGCGGTGTCAGCCTGGAGCCGGTGTGTTTGCCCTGGCATTTGTTCGCGCTAATCGAAGGCAATGCTCAACAGAACTTCGAGACGTTGCGACCTCTGTGTGAAGGTTTTTCTTACGTCAGCCTCAGCCTTACCGGTCGTGACCGCCCCGCGCTGCTGATCCGCGCAGCCCATGTCAGCCCTCCGGATGCGCAACTCTTGCGTGATATTGACCAATGCCTGGGACTTAACCACGGGCCAGTGCTGGCCTATGACGATCCACAGCGTTCAATTGGCAAACGGGTGCGTCTCGAAGACGGCCGCATCACTGCGATTCGACTTGCCGGCGAAACCCTGGCCCGGCACTGGCTGCACAACCTGTGGCTGGAAGGGCGTGTCGATGAGCAATTGCGCCGCTGGCTATTGGCGCCACTGAGCGCGCCACCGGGCAACGGCAAGCCCCTGACCGGCGGCAACAACATCCTGTGCAACTGCAAGAACGTCAGCCTGGGCGCCGTGTGTGCCGCAATCGGCCAGGGGATGGACTTGCAGGCGTTAAAACACACCTTGGGCTGCGGGACGCAATGCGGCTCCTGCGTTCCGGAAATCAAACGCTTGCTGGCTGCCAACCCGCAGCCAGTCGCCGTCATCGCGTGA
- the cobA gene encoding uroporphyrinogen-III C-methyltransferase — protein MSAKVWLVGAGPGDPELLTLKAVRALKEAHVVMIDDLVNAAVLEHCPDARIIRVGKRGGCRSTPQAFIHRLMLRYARHGKCVVRLKGGDPCIFGRGGEEAQWLRERGVAVELVNGITAGLAGATQCDIPLTLRGVARGVTLVTAHTQDDSHVNWQALAQSGTTLVVYMGVAKLNEIREQLMAGGMPSDMPVAMIENASLPHQRECRSHLAAMDSDAEVFQLKSPAILVIGRVVAAAAASHESQGSGYRIPQNL, from the coding sequence ATGAGTGCAAAAGTCTGGCTGGTGGGCGCAGGCCCTGGTGATCCGGAACTGTTGACCCTCAAGGCTGTGCGGGCCCTGAAGGAAGCGCACGTGGTGATGATTGACGACCTGGTCAATGCCGCCGTGCTGGAGCATTGCCCCGATGCGCGAATCATTCGGGTCGGCAAGCGCGGTGGATGTCGCTCAACGCCCCAGGCATTCATTCATCGCCTGATGCTGCGTTACGCCCGGCATGGCAAATGCGTAGTGCGGCTCAAGGGCGGCGATCCGTGCATTTTCGGCCGTGGCGGTGAAGAGGCGCAGTGGCTGCGCGAGCGCGGTGTTGCCGTAGAGCTGGTCAACGGCATTACCGCCGGGCTGGCAGGCGCGACCCAATGCGATATCCCCCTGACCCTGCGCGGCGTTGCCCGAGGCGTGACACTGGTGACGGCACACACTCAGGATGACAGCCACGTGAACTGGCAAGCGCTGGCACAGAGCGGCACTACGCTGGTGGTGTACATGGGGGTGGCCAAACTGAATGAGATTCGCGAGCAGTTGATGGCGGGCGGTATGCCGAGCGATATGCCGGTTGCCATGATCGAAAATGCCTCACTGCCCCACCAGCGGGAATGCCGCAGCCATCTGGCCGCGATGGACAGCGATGCCGAGGTTTTCCAGTTGAAAAGCCCGGCCATTCTGGTGATCGGCCGCGTGGTGGCCGCTGCGGCTGCGTCTCATGAAAGCCAAGGCAGCGGCTACAGAATCCCCCAAAACCTGTAG
- the garD gene encoding galactarate dehydratase translates to MTLIEHSDSPRSIRLHPLDNVAVVVNDQGVPAGTELAGGLVTVDFVPQSHKVTLVDIAEGGQVIRYGQTIGYALQAIPRGSWVNEDQLRMPTAPPLDSLPLSTDVPEPPEPLEGYTFEGYRNADGTVGTRNILGITTTVQCVTGVLDHAVKRIKDELLPHYPHVDDVVALTHSYGCGVAITATDAYIPIRTVRNLARNPNLGGEALVIGLGCEKLQAGQVMHENDSSVDLSEPWLYRLQDSSQGFTEMIEQIMALAEVRLKKLDQRRRETVPASELILGMQCGGSDAFSGITANPALGYASDLLLRAGATVMFSEVTEVRDAIYLLTSRAETEAVAKELVREMDWYDRYLAKGEADRSANTTPGNKKGGLSNIVEKSLGSIVKSGSSAINGVLGPGERFTRKGLIFCATPASDFVCGTLQLAAGMNLHVFTTGRGTPYGLAMAPVVKVSTRTELAQRWPDLIDIDAGRIATGRASIEDLGWELFHYYLDVASGKKHTWAEQHKLHNDITLFNPAPIT, encoded by the coding sequence ATGACTTTGATTGAACATTCCGATTCGCCGCGCTCGATTCGTTTGCACCCGCTGGACAACGTTGCGGTAGTGGTCAATGACCAGGGCGTGCCGGCCGGGACCGAGTTGGCAGGCGGTCTGGTCACTGTGGATTTTGTACCGCAGAGCCATAAAGTCACGCTGGTCGACATTGCCGAAGGCGGCCAGGTGATTCGCTACGGGCAGACCATCGGTTATGCCTTGCAGGCGATTCCGCGTGGCAGTTGGGTCAACGAAGACCAACTGCGCATGCCGACCGCGCCGCCGCTGGACAGCCTGCCGTTGTCCACCGATGTGCCGGAGCCGCCGGAGCCGCTGGAGGGCTACACCTTCGAGGGGTATCGCAATGCCGACGGTACGGTCGGTACACGCAACATCCTGGGTATCACCACCACCGTGCAGTGTGTGACCGGGGTGCTGGACCATGCGGTCAAGCGCATCAAGGATGAACTGCTGCCTCACTACCCACATGTCGATGATGTGGTGGCGTTGACCCACAGTTATGGCTGCGGCGTGGCGATCACCGCCACCGACGCCTACATCCCGATTCGCACGGTGCGCAATCTGGCCCGTAACCCGAACTTGGGGGGGGAAGCCCTGGTCATCGGGCTGGGCTGTGAGAAATTGCAGGCCGGGCAGGTGATGCACGAGAACGACAGCTCAGTGGATTTGAGCGAGCCGTGGTTGTACCGCCTGCAGGATTCCAGCCAGGGTTTCACCGAGATGATCGAGCAGATCATGGCCTTGGCAGAAGTGCGTCTGAAGAAGCTTGATCAGCGCCGGCGAGAAACCGTACCGGCGTCGGAACTGATTCTGGGCATGCAGTGCGGTGGCAGCGATGCGTTTTCCGGGATAACCGCCAACCCGGCGCTGGGGTATGCCTCGGACCTGCTGTTGCGGGCGGGGGCTACAGTGATGTTTTCTGAAGTCACCGAAGTGCGCGATGCAATTTACCTGCTGACGTCCCGTGCCGAAACCGAGGCAGTCGCCAAAGAACTGGTACGGGAAATGGACTGGTACGATCGTTACCTGGCCAAGGGCGAAGCGGACCGCAGCGCCAATACTACGCCGGGCAACAAGAAAGGCGGCCTGTCGAACATTGTCGAAAAATCCTTGGGGTCGATCGTCAAATCCGGCAGCAGCGCGATCAATGGCGTACTGGGTCCAGGCGAACGCTTCACGCGCAAAGGGCTGATTTTTTGCGCGACACCGGCCAGCGACTTTGTCTGCGGCACGTTGCAATTGGCGGCCGGAATGAACCTGCACGTGTTCACCACGGGGCGGGGCACGCCTTACGGCCTGGCGATGGCCCCGGTGGTCAAGGTTTCGACCCGCACCGAGCTGGCTCAGCGCTGGCCGGACCTGATCGACATCGATGCCGGGCGAATCGCTACCGGGCGAGCCTCAATCGAAGACCTCGGCTGGGAGCTGTTCCACTACTACCTGGACGTCGCCAGCGGCAAAAAGCACACGTGGGCTGAGCAGCACAAATTGCACAACGACATTACCCTGTTCAACCCTGCGCCGATCACCTGA
- a CDS encoding MFS transporter, whose translation MQATKPTHVRYLILLMLFLVTTINYADRATIAIAGSSLQKDLGIDAVTLGYIFSAFGWAYVAGQIPGGWLLDRFGSKKVYALSIFTWSLFTVLQGYVGEFGMSTAVVALFMLRFLVGLAEAPSFPGNARIVAAWFPTAERGTASAIFNSAQYFATVLFAPLMGWIVYSFGWQHVFIVMGMIGIVFSLIWLKVIYSPRQHPMINEAEFKHIADNGGMVDMDQDKGQGKKSDGPKWDYIRQLLTNRMMLGVYLGQYCINGITYFFLTWFPVYLVQERGMTILKAGFIASLPAICGFIGGVLGGVISDYLLRKGHSLTFARKAPIIAGLLVSSSIVACNYVDIEWMVVGFMALAFFGKGVGALGWAVVSDTSPKQIAGLSGGLFNMFGNIASITTPIVIGYIISSTGSFKWALVFVGCNALVAVFSYLVIVGPIKRVVLKEPPASGPSVTELSPAHT comes from the coding sequence ATGCAAGCGACCAAGCCAACGCACGTCCGCTATTTGATTTTGCTCATGCTTTTTCTGGTGACCACGATCAACTATGCCGACCGTGCCACCATCGCGATCGCAGGCTCCAGCCTGCAAAAAGACCTCGGCATCGACGCCGTTACCCTCGGTTATATCTTCTCTGCCTTTGGCTGGGCCTACGTGGCCGGACAAATTCCCGGCGGCTGGCTGCTCGACCGTTTCGGTTCGAAAAAAGTCTACGCCCTGAGTATCTTCACCTGGTCACTGTTCACCGTGCTGCAGGGTTATGTCGGTGAGTTCGGTATGTCGACGGCGGTGGTTGCGCTGTTCATGCTGCGCTTTTTGGTCGGCCTGGCCGAAGCGCCATCCTTCCCTGGTAACGCGCGCATTGTGGCGGCGTGGTTTCCGACGGCGGAGCGCGGTACGGCGTCTGCGATCTTCAACTCGGCGCAATATTTCGCCACGGTACTGTTTGCCCCATTGATGGGCTGGATCGTCTACAGCTTTGGCTGGCAGCACGTGTTCATCGTCATGGGCATGATCGGCATTGTGTTCTCGCTGATCTGGCTGAAAGTTATCTACAGCCCGCGCCAGCATCCGATGATCAACGAGGCCGAGTTCAAGCACATTGCTGACAACGGCGGCATGGTCGACATGGACCAGGACAAAGGCCAGGGTAAAAAAAGCGACGGCCCGAAATGGGACTATATCCGTCAACTGCTCACCAACCGCATGATGCTGGGCGTGTACCTGGGGCAGTACTGCATCAACGGCATTACTTACTTCTTCCTGACCTGGTTCCCGGTGTACCTGGTGCAGGAGCGTGGCATGACCATCCTCAAGGCCGGTTTCATTGCCTCACTGCCCGCCATCTGCGGGTTTATCGGAGGGGTGCTGGGGGGCGTGATTTCCGACTATCTGTTGCGCAAGGGCCACTCGCTGACCTTCGCCCGCAAGGCACCGATCATCGCCGGCCTGCTGGTTTCCAGCAGTATCGTGGCCTGCAACTACGTGGACATCGAGTGGATGGTGGTCGGCTTTATGGCCCTGGCATTCTTCGGTAAAGGTGTGGGTGCGTTGGGCTGGGCGGTGGTGTCTGACACCTCCCCGAAACAAATCGCCGGTCTGAGTGGTGGCCTGTTCAACATGTTTGGCAACATCGCTTCGATCACCACCCCGATTGTCATCGGCTACATCATCAGCTCCACCGGTTCGTTCAAATGGGCGCTGGTGTTTGTGGGATGCAACGCGCTGGTGGCGGTGTTCAGTTATCTGGTGATCGTCGGTCCGATCAAACGCGTGGTGCTCAAAGAACCGCCCGCCAGCGGTCCGTCTGTTACCGAACTTTCACCTGCCCATACCTGA
- a CDS encoding aldehyde dehydrogenase family protein yields the protein MSATQRFDNYIGGQWIAGADYSANINPSDLSDVIGEYAKADLAQVHAAIDAARDAFPAWSTSGIQARHDALDKVGSEILARRDELGTLLAREEGKTLPEAIGEVTRAGNIFKFFAGECLRLSGDYLPSVRPGVHVEVTREALGVVGLITPWNFPIAIPAWKIAPALAYGNCVVLKPADLVPGCAWALAEIISRAGFPAGVFNLVMGSGRVVGDALVQSPKIDGISFTGSVGVGRQIAVSCVSRQAKVQLEMGGKNPQVILDDADLKQAVELSVQSAFYSTGQRCTASSRFIVTAGIHDRFVAAMAERMQSIKVGHALSAGTDIGPVVSRAQLEQDLSYIDIGQSEGARLVSGGAVVTCDTEGYFLAPTLFADSEASMRISREEIFGPVANIVRVADYDAALAMANDTEFGLSAGIATTSLKYANHFKRHSQAGMVMVNLPTAGVDYHVPFGGRKGSSYGSREQGRYAQEFYTVVKTAYVGS from the coding sequence GTGTCTGCTACCCAACGATTTGATAACTACATTGGCGGCCAATGGATCGCCGGTGCCGATTATTCGGCCAACATCAATCCGTCCGATCTGTCGGATGTGATCGGCGAATATGCCAAGGCCGACCTGGCTCAGGTTCACGCCGCAATCGATGCGGCCCGTGATGCGTTTCCGGCCTGGTCGACCTCGGGCATTCAGGCGCGACACGATGCGCTGGATAAAGTCGGCAGCGAGATCCTTGCCCGTCGTGACGAACTCGGCACGCTGCTGGCCCGGGAAGAGGGCAAGACCTTGCCTGAGGCCATCGGCGAGGTGACCCGTGCCGGCAACATCTTCAAGTTTTTTGCCGGTGAATGCTTGCGCCTGTCCGGTGACTACCTGCCGTCTGTACGTCCGGGCGTTCATGTTGAAGTCACCCGGGAAGCACTGGGTGTTGTCGGTTTGATCACACCGTGGAATTTCCCGATTGCCATCCCGGCGTGGAAGATCGCCCCGGCGCTGGCCTACGGTAACTGCGTGGTGCTCAAGCCGGCCGATCTGGTGCCGGGTTGCGCCTGGGCACTGGCTGAAATCATTTCCCGTGCTGGCTTCCCGGCCGGTGTTTTCAACCTGGTGATGGGCAGCGGCCGTGTGGTGGGCGATGCATTGGTGCAGAGCCCGAAAATCGACGGCATCAGCTTCACCGGCTCGGTGGGCGTGGGTCGCCAGATTGCCGTCAGTTGTGTTTCCCGCCAGGCCAAAGTCCAGCTGGAAATGGGCGGTAAAAACCCGCAGGTCATTCTCGATGATGCCGACCTCAAACAAGCGGTCGAGTTGTCGGTGCAGAGTGCGTTCTACTCCACGGGACAGCGTTGCACGGCCTCCAGCCGCTTTATCGTCACCGCCGGTATTCATGACCGGTTCGTCGCGGCCATGGCCGAGCGCATGCAGTCGATCAAGGTCGGTCACGCCTTGAGCGCCGGTACTGATATCGGGCCTGTGGTGTCCCGCGCTCAGCTTGAGCAGGATTTGAGCTACATCGACATCGGGCAATCCGAAGGCGCTCGCCTGGTCAGTGGCGGTGCCGTGGTGACGTGCGACACCGAGGGTTACTTCCTGGCGCCCACCCTGTTTGCCGACAGCGAAGCATCGATGCGCATCAGCCGGGAAGAAATTTTCGGCCCGGTGGCCAATATCGTACGCGTGGCAGATTACGATGCGGCACTGGCAATGGCCAATGACACCGAGTTCGGCCTGTCTGCGGGTATTGCCACCACATCGTTGAAATATGCCAACCACTTCAAGCGTCACTCCCAGGCCGGGATGGTCATGGTCAACCTGCCAACGGCGGGCGTGGATTACCACGTGCCATTTGGTGGGCGTAAAGGGTCCTCTTATGGATCCCGCGAGCAAGGTCGCTACGCGCAAGAGTTCTACACGGTCGTCAAAACGGCCTACGTCGGCTCATAA
- the kdgD gene encoding 5-dehydro-4-deoxyglucarate dehydratase encodes MNPQELKSILSSGLLSFPVTDFNAQGDFHREGYIKRLEWLAPYGASALFAAGGTGEFFSLAASEYSQVIKTAVDTCANSVPILAGVGGSTRQAIEYAQEAERLGAKGLLLLPHYLTEASQDGVAAHVEAVCNSVKIGVIIYNRNVCRLTAPLLERLAERCPNLIGYKDGLGDIELMVSIRRRLGDRLSYLGGLPTAEVYAAAYKALGVPVYSSAVFNFIPKTAMDFYHAVAREDHATVGKIIDDFFLPYLDIRNRKAGYAVSIVKAGATISGYSAGPVRTPLTDLLPEEYEALAALIDKQGPQ; translated from the coding sequence TTAATGCCCAAGGTGATTTTCACCGTGAGGGTTACATCAAGCGCCTGGAATGGCTGGCTCCGTATGGCGCCTCGGCCTTGTTCGCAGCAGGCGGCACCGGCGAGTTCTTCTCCCTGGCAGCCAGCGAATATTCGCAAGTGATCAAAACCGCTGTCGATACCTGCGCCAACAGCGTGCCGATTCTTGCCGGTGTAGGCGGTTCGACCCGTCAGGCGATCGAATACGCTCAAGAAGCCGAGCGTCTGGGTGCCAAGGGTCTGTTGCTGCTGCCGCATTACCTGACTGAAGCCAGCCAGGACGGCGTAGCCGCTCACGTTGAAGCCGTGTGCAACTCGGTCAAGATCGGCGTGATTATCTACAACCGCAACGTCTGCCGTTTGACCGCGCCGCTGCTGGAACGTCTGGCTGAGCGCTGCCCGAACCTGATCGGTTACAAGGACGGCCTGGGGGATATCGAACTGATGGTTTCGATCCGCCGCCGCCTTGGCGATCGTTTGAGCTACCTCGGCGGCCTGCCGACCGCAGAAGTCTATGCGGCCGCTTACAAGGCGCTGGGTGTTCCGGTTTACTCTTCGGCGGTGTTTAACTTCATCCCGAAAACCGCGATGGATTTCTACCACGCCGTAGCCCGTGAAGATCACGCCACCGTAGGCAAGATCATCGACGACTTCTTCCTGCCGTATCTGGACATCCGTAACCGCAAGGCAGGTTATGCCGTGAGCATCGTCAAGGCGGGTGCCACCATTTCCGGTTACAGCGCAGGCCCTGTGCGCACCCCGCTGACCGACCTGTTGCCAGAAGAATACGAAGCACTGGCGGCCTTGATCGACAAGCAAGGTCCACAGTAA